The DNA window CCACGTTGGTCTTGACAAAAAGTAGCCTTCTCATGTAAGAGTATCCCGATATGCTGGACCTCGTGAAGGTGGGCAAGCTCAGCCCCGAGCAGGCGCGACATCTTACCAGGGTCTTCATTGAGGGGACCCGCGTCCAGGGGGCGTGGCTCTCCTACGCCCAGGAAGTCCCTGTCGCCACCCTCATGGCCTCGGTCGAGGGATTCCTCCGCTTCGCAAAGAGGGCTGTCCACAAAAAGTGGGACATCCATCCCGAGGCCTTCGAGGTGGCCGTCATGGGGAGGTCCGTCAGAAGGGTTTCCCCCGCAATCTCTAATGCCACGGAACCCAGTGGGGATAAGGGTTTGGATGTCGCAGTCCAGATTTCCGCACAGCAAAAAACAAGGGAAGGGGGACATAGTTCCGGGGGAGCCGTCATCTGGCAGGTCACCCAGGGCGGTGAGCACCCCGAACTCCCCGAAATTCTGTCAATCCTCTCTGGGGACTCCCACAAAGACGGAACCTTCGGGTCAAACCCCAAGGAGAGGGGCGCCCTCATCCGCTTCTTTCTCAAAAAAGATCTCATCCCTCTCTGGAATCACGCCGTGAGGCTCTGGGCCGCCGGCAGGGCAGAAGAAGCCGCCAAGAGCGGGCAGGAGTTCCCCCTCTTCATCGAGGCCCTCCTTGACAGCTTCCTTGAGACCTGGGATCTCCCCGAAAAAAGGGATATCCACAGCCGCACCCTTGCCCGGGACAATTACCAGTGCCAGGCTCCCGGCTGCCGGTGCCGGCGCAATCTGCATTCTCATCACATCATTTTCCGCTCCCATGGCGGCAGCGATAAGCTGCACAACAGAATCGCCCTCTGCTTCGCTCACCATTTAAGGTGCCTCCACGAAGGCCACCTCAAAATCAGGGGCACGGCGCCCCACCACCTCACCTTCATCTTCCCCCGCCGCGGTTGAATCCACTGACCTTTGAATCCCCGGTCCCCCCCCTTTTCCGTCGGCCTGTTAACAAAGTTTTAATACTATTCGCTGGCTTTCACCGGAAAAAATATGATATTATGAGAGTGGGTCAACACTACTTGGAGATTGAAAGGGGTTCATTATGACAGGCATATCAGGCGATTATTCACACCAGAACTACGGCGTCCAAGGCCATCATGGAGACAGGAAGATGCATGGCAAGCGCCATGAGCCCCAGGCGGAGAGAAGCCAGTCTTATGACGACTCGGTGACCATCTCAAAAGGGAAGGAGCCCTCATATTCCCGCGAGGCCTATGAAGCCGCATCGCCATCAAACGGCCAGGAGAAGCCCTCTTCGGGAAGCGGGGGCACCATCAAGATATCAATAATCAACACCCATGACATGCATGGCTATTTCAAGAACATGGCAAACATTGCGGGGCTCATCAACCAGCTCAGGGAGCAGAACCCCGGCGCCATGGTTGTTGATGGTGGTGACGTATGCTACAACCCCCCCTATTCAGACAGGAACCACTATGAGCCCATGCCCGACGTGATGAACCAGATCGGCTACAATCTCGTCTCGCTGGGGAACCATGAGTTCCAGTGGAACAAAGAGGACCTCGACCAGGAGTTCGTCAAAAAGCTCAACTGTGATGTGCTCTGCGCCAATGTGCTCGATCCGCAGACCAAGCAGTATCTCCCCGGCGTGCAGCCCTACCTGATCAAGGATATGAACGGCGTAAAGGTTGGCTTCATCGGCGTCGTTGAGCCAAGGATGGCCACCTCGGCCCATCCCAACGTGGGCCACGACGTGCTCAAGCTCGATCCTGGCGCCACGCTCAAGAAACTCATCCCCGAGGTGAAGGCCAAGGGAGCCGACGTGATCGTCGTGCTCTCCCACCAGGGAATTGATGACGACCCCTCCATGGCAAAACAGGTGAGCGGGATAGACGTGATCCTTGCCTCCCATGACCATCAGATAACCCAGAGCCCTATCACTGTGGGCAAGTTCCCCAACCAGACCTACATCGTGGAATCAGGCTCACACTGCAAGAATGTGGGACTCACCACCATAGAGTATGATCCAAAGAGCAAAGAGGTCGTCGATGTGGAATTCACCCCCTTCCCCGCGAGCTCTCACACCGTGAAGGCTGATCCCGCCGTGCAGGAGATCCTGAACGGCCACAGGGACAGCGGCGGCGGCTCATACCAGGATGGCCAGAATTACCATAAAAAGGGAAAAAGGCACCATTAAGAGCCTGCCGCTGAAAGAGGCCTCACCTCATCAAAGTTTTTGAAATCTTTGGGATTGCTCTCTTTGCAGAGAGGGTCCCTTTATTTTTCAGGAGGTCTCTTTGCATCTTAGGGGGCTCATTTTACCTCTTGGCAGGCTCCTCTGGCATGAAAAGCGAGTCTGTGTTACCATGAAACTGCGAGGGGTTGGGAAAATAAAAATCAGGAGAAACAGCATGGTGACGAATACCGCAAGCGAAGC is part of the Candidatus Eremiobacterota bacterium genome and encodes:
- a CDS encoding bifunctional UDP-sugar hydrolase/5'-nucleotidase, with the protein product MTGISGDYSHQNYGVQGHHGDRKMHGKRHEPQAERSQSYDDSVTISKGKEPSYSREAYEAASPSNGQEKPSSGSGGTIKISIINTHDMHGYFKNMANIAGLINQLREQNPGAMVVDGGDVCYNPPYSDRNHYEPMPDVMNQIGYNLVSLGNHEFQWNKEDLDQEFVKKLNCDVLCANVLDPQTKQYLPGVQPYLIKDMNGVKVGFIGVVEPRMATSAHPNVGHDVLKLDPGATLKKLIPEVKAKGADVIVVLSHQGIDDDPSMAKQVSGIDVILASHDHQITQSPITVGKFPNQTYIVESGSHCKNVGLTTIEYDPKSKEVVDVEFTPFPASSHTVKADPAVQEILNGHRDSGGGSYQDGQNYHKKGKRHH